In Columba livia isolate bColLiv1 breed racing homer chromosome Z, bColLiv1.pat.W.v2, whole genome shotgun sequence, one DNA window encodes the following:
- the RASEF gene encoding ras and EF-hand domain-containing protein isoform X2, whose translation MDPEAAEDELSRLRALFLACDASGSGRIEREDFAALCAELRVQPAEAEAIFQRLDSDRDGAITFPEFARGFRGATRRRPSSGQPEGVEEAASTWTAAGMEQPWRDFEVRLGDEARYIPRQEQVSVLYQNIHIAEPRLIQPYEHVIKNFIREIKLQSTEMETLAIAVKRAQDKAAVQLSELEEEMEQRIQAAEHKVKKEEKQKAEEALNELKRQYDTEVGDLQVTIKKLKKLEEQSKNVNHREDVIELKKRIHDMLLENQKLKKDLLEAQTNIAFLQSELDSLKSEYADQTLNTERDLEMIREYTEDRDNLERQIEILQSANRKLHDSNDGLRSALENSFSKYNRSLRLANTSPGSTISRSSPKFNGGQSPLNPRYDRSSHSSCVDEDYDSLALCDPMQRINCEVDSLPESCFDSGLSTLRDSNEYDSEVEYRHQRIFQRSQCMQESFGGDASDTDVPEIRDEEAYSPDNSSTISEWKPSQPASRSSSIASTRKYISALAPQSDSTEFTPKYPSSEKAYKIVLAGDAAVGKSSFLTRLCKNEFRGNTSATLGVDFQMKRLIVDGEPTVLQLWDTAGQERFRSIAKSYFRRADGVLLLYDVTCEKSFLNVREWVDMIEDATHENIPIMMVGNKADLRQAVTEQGQKCVSVNYGEKLAMTYNALFCETSAKDGSNIVEAVLHLAREVRKRSDNQDDTRSSCSFP comes from the exons ATGGATCCCGAGGCGGCGGAGGACGAACTGTCCCGCCTGCGCGCTCTCTTCCTGGCCTGCGACGCCAGCGGCTCGGGCCGCATCGAGCGGGAGGACTTCGCGGCGCTCTGCGCCGAGCTGCGGGTGCAGCCGGCCGAGGCCGAGGCCATCTTCCAGCGCCTCGACAGCGACCGCGACGGGGCCATCACCTTCCCGGAGTTCGCCCGCGGCTTCCGCGGCGCCACCCGGCGGCGGCCCAGCAGCGGCCAGCCGGAGGGAGTGGAGGAGGCAGCGTCAACCTGGACCGCCGCGGGGATGGAGCAGCCCTGGAGGGACTTCGAGGTGCGGCTAGGGGACGAGGCGAGGTACATTCCCAG ACAAGAACAGGTCAGTGTTCTGTATCAGAACATACATATAGCGGAACCCAGATTAATCCAGCCATATGAACATGTCATTAAGAACTTCATCCGAGAGATCAAACTTCAAAGCACAGAGATGGAAACTTTGGCCATCGCAGTAAAAAG aGCTCAGGATAAAGCGGCAGTTCAGCTCagtgagctggaggaagagatggaaCAACGAATACAGGCTGCAGAGCATAAAGTTAAAAAGGAA gagaaGCAAAAAGCTGAAGAAGCTCTAAATGAGCTGAAGCGCCAGTATGATACTGAAGTTGGGGATCTTCAGGTGACAataaaaaaacttaaaaag CTGGAGGAACAATCTAAAAATGTAAATCACAGGGAAGATGTGATTGAATTGAAAAAGAGAATTCATGATATGTTGCTG gaaaatcagAAACTTAAGAAAGACCTTTTAGAAGCACAGACAAATATAGCTTTTCTGCAGAGTGAATTAGATAGCTTGAAAAGCGAGTATGCAGATCAGACTTTGAACACTGAGAG agaCCTAGAAATGATCCGAGAGTATACTGAAGACAGAGATAATCTGGAAAGACAAATTGAAATACTTCA ATCAGCTAATAGAAAGCTACATGACAGCAATGATGGTTTAAGGAGTGCACTTGAAAACAGTTTCAGCAAGTACAACAGATCATTG CGGTTAGCAAACACATCGCCAGGAAGTACCATTTCTAGAAGCAGTCCTAAATTTAATGGTGGACAGTCTCCTCTAAACCCACGGTATGACAG ATCATCTCATTCTTCTTGTGTGGATGAAGATTATGATTCTTTAGCCCTTTGTGATCCTATGCAAAGGATAAACTGTGAAGTTGACAGCTTACCTGAGAGCTGCTTTGACAGTGGCTTGTCTACCCTGAGAGATTCAAATGAGTATGATTCAGAAGTGGAATACAGGCATCAAAGGATTTTTCAAAGGTCACAGTGTATGCAAGAAAGCTTTGGTGGTGATGCTTCTGATACAGAT GTTCCAGAGATCAGGGATGAAGAAGCATACAGTCCTGATAACAGCAGTACAATATCAGAATGGAAGCCCTCACAACCAGCAAGTCGAAGCAGCTCAATTGCTTCAACAAGGAAATATATATCTGCTCTCGCGCCTCAG tcagatTCAACCGAATTTACTCCAAAATACCCCAGTTCAGAGAAGGCTTACAAAATCGTTCTTGCTGGAGATGCAGCAGTGGGAAAATCCAGTTTCCTTACCAGACTTTGCAAGAATGAATTTCGAGGCAATACCAGTGCAACCCTGG GTGTGGATTTTCAAATGAAACGCCTGATCGTTGATGGAGAACCTACAGTACTACAActgtgggacacagctgggcaggagag ATTCCGCAGTATTGCTAAATCGTACTTCAGAAGAGCAGATGGTGTCTTACTGCTGTATGACGTAACTTGTGAAAAAAGCTTTCTTAATGTGCGAGAATGGGTGGATATGATTGAG GATGCAACTCATGAGAATATTCCAATTATGATGGTGGGAAACAAAGCAGATCTTCGCCAAGCTGTTACAGAACAAGGACAAAAATGTGTGTCTGTAAACTATGGAGAAAAGCTGGCTATG ACTTATAATGCGCTATTCTGTGAAACAAGTGCTAAAGATGGATCTAATATTGTAGAAGCAGTTCTTCATCTTGCTCG tgaagTGCGAAAACGAAGTGATAATCAAGATGATACAAG gTCCAGCTGTTCATTTCCGTGA
- the RASEF gene encoding ras and EF-hand domain-containing protein isoform X1, producing the protein MDPEAAEDELSRLRALFLACDASGSGRIEREDFAALCAELRVQPAEAEAIFQRLDSDRDGAITFPEFARGFRGATRRRPSSGQPEGVEEAASTWTAAGMEQPWRDFEVRLGDEARYIPRQEQVSVLYQNIHIAEPRLIQPYEHVIKNFIREIKLQSTEMETLAIAVKRAQDKAAVQLSELEEEMEQRIQAAEHKVKKEEKQKAEEALNELKRQYDTEVGDLQVTIKKLKKLEEQSKNVNHREDVIELKKRIHDMLLENQKLKKDLLEAQTNIAFLQSELDSLKSEYADQTLNTERDLEMIREYTEDRDNLERQIEILQSANRKLHDSNDGLRSALENSFSKYNRSLRLANTSPGSTISRSSPKFNGGQSPLNPRYDRSSHSSCVDEDYDSLALCDPMQRINCEVDSLPESCFDSGLSTLRDSNEYDSEVEYRHQRIFQRSQCMQESFGGDASDTDVPEIRDEEAYSPDNSSTISEWKPSQPASRSSSIASTRKYISALAPQSDSTEFTPKYPSSEKAYKIVLAGDAAVGKSSFLTRLCKNEFRGNTSATLGVDFQMKRLIVDGEPTVLQLWDTAGQERFRSIAKSYFRRADGVLLLYDVTCEKSFLNVREWVDMIEDATHENIPIMMVGNKADLRQAVTEQGQKCVSVNYGEKLAMTYNALFCETSAKDGSNIVEAVLHLAREVRKRSDNQDDTRSVASLAGTPVKKSALMKNCCNV; encoded by the exons ATGGATCCCGAGGCGGCGGAGGACGAACTGTCCCGCCTGCGCGCTCTCTTCCTGGCCTGCGACGCCAGCGGCTCGGGCCGCATCGAGCGGGAGGACTTCGCGGCGCTCTGCGCCGAGCTGCGGGTGCAGCCGGCCGAGGCCGAGGCCATCTTCCAGCGCCTCGACAGCGACCGCGACGGGGCCATCACCTTCCCGGAGTTCGCCCGCGGCTTCCGCGGCGCCACCCGGCGGCGGCCCAGCAGCGGCCAGCCGGAGGGAGTGGAGGAGGCAGCGTCAACCTGGACCGCCGCGGGGATGGAGCAGCCCTGGAGGGACTTCGAGGTGCGGCTAGGGGACGAGGCGAGGTACATTCCCAG ACAAGAACAGGTCAGTGTTCTGTATCAGAACATACATATAGCGGAACCCAGATTAATCCAGCCATATGAACATGTCATTAAGAACTTCATCCGAGAGATCAAACTTCAAAGCACAGAGATGGAAACTTTGGCCATCGCAGTAAAAAG aGCTCAGGATAAAGCGGCAGTTCAGCTCagtgagctggaggaagagatggaaCAACGAATACAGGCTGCAGAGCATAAAGTTAAAAAGGAA gagaaGCAAAAAGCTGAAGAAGCTCTAAATGAGCTGAAGCGCCAGTATGATACTGAAGTTGGGGATCTTCAGGTGACAataaaaaaacttaaaaag CTGGAGGAACAATCTAAAAATGTAAATCACAGGGAAGATGTGATTGAATTGAAAAAGAGAATTCATGATATGTTGCTG gaaaatcagAAACTTAAGAAAGACCTTTTAGAAGCACAGACAAATATAGCTTTTCTGCAGAGTGAATTAGATAGCTTGAAAAGCGAGTATGCAGATCAGACTTTGAACACTGAGAG agaCCTAGAAATGATCCGAGAGTATACTGAAGACAGAGATAATCTGGAAAGACAAATTGAAATACTTCA ATCAGCTAATAGAAAGCTACATGACAGCAATGATGGTTTAAGGAGTGCACTTGAAAACAGTTTCAGCAAGTACAACAGATCATTG CGGTTAGCAAACACATCGCCAGGAAGTACCATTTCTAGAAGCAGTCCTAAATTTAATGGTGGACAGTCTCCTCTAAACCCACGGTATGACAG ATCATCTCATTCTTCTTGTGTGGATGAAGATTATGATTCTTTAGCCCTTTGTGATCCTATGCAAAGGATAAACTGTGAAGTTGACAGCTTACCTGAGAGCTGCTTTGACAGTGGCTTGTCTACCCTGAGAGATTCAAATGAGTATGATTCAGAAGTGGAATACAGGCATCAAAGGATTTTTCAAAGGTCACAGTGTATGCAAGAAAGCTTTGGTGGTGATGCTTCTGATACAGAT GTTCCAGAGATCAGGGATGAAGAAGCATACAGTCCTGATAACAGCAGTACAATATCAGAATGGAAGCCCTCACAACCAGCAAGTCGAAGCAGCTCAATTGCTTCAACAAGGAAATATATATCTGCTCTCGCGCCTCAG tcagatTCAACCGAATTTACTCCAAAATACCCCAGTTCAGAGAAGGCTTACAAAATCGTTCTTGCTGGAGATGCAGCAGTGGGAAAATCCAGTTTCCTTACCAGACTTTGCAAGAATGAATTTCGAGGCAATACCAGTGCAACCCTGG GTGTGGATTTTCAAATGAAACGCCTGATCGTTGATGGAGAACCTACAGTACTACAActgtgggacacagctgggcaggagag ATTCCGCAGTATTGCTAAATCGTACTTCAGAAGAGCAGATGGTGTCTTACTGCTGTATGACGTAACTTGTGAAAAAAGCTTTCTTAATGTGCGAGAATGGGTGGATATGATTGAG GATGCAACTCATGAGAATATTCCAATTATGATGGTGGGAAACAAAGCAGATCTTCGCCAAGCTGTTACAGAACAAGGACAAAAATGTGTGTCTGTAAACTATGGAGAAAAGCTGGCTATG ACTTATAATGCGCTATTCTGTGAAACAAGTGCTAAAGATGGATCTAATATTGTAGAAGCAGTTCTTCATCTTGCTCG tgaagTGCGAAAACGAAGTGATAATCAAGATGATACAAGGTCAGTAGCCAGCTTGGCTGGGACACCTGTCAAAAAATCAGCACTCATGAAAAACTGTTGCAATGTTTAA